A window of Clostridium taeniosporum genomic DNA:
AGGAAATAGAGCTGATATTGTTGTTTATGATTTTAATAGACCTCATATGCAACCTGTATATGATGTACTAGCAAATATATTCTATTCTGCACAAGCAAGTGATATTTGTTTATCTATGATTGACGGAAAAGTTGTATATAAAAATGGACTATTTACAACTATAGATATAGAAAAAGTTTATTATAATGTTAACAGAATTAAAACTGAAAAACTTTCGAAGTTAAGATAGACATTTTAATTATTTACTCTCAACTAAAAAGTTAGCACATTAGCTTTTTAGTTGATTTTAAATTCTTATTATGTTATTATTTAAAAATAAATATACGGTAGCGAAATTTATAATTTACATTTGTAATTAAATAATATTTTAACTTATATAAGTTCATAATAGGTTGAACGTTTCTACCAACTACCATAATAGTTGATTATAAGTTAATCCTTTTTAGGGATTGCTATATTCAAATTTTTATGGATGTTGGTTTTTTATATATAAAATTTTACAAAATATAGTAATCTCTAATAAAACTATTTTAGTTTATAAAAAGTATAGAAAAAGCAGTAGCTGATATTATAAGCATATAAGAATTAAAAAATAAGCTTATTGTTAAGAGAAAGAAAATAAATCTTTAAGAAATTTAGAAGATTAGTATATAAAGTTCCAGTACAAATGAATACAAAAAAAGGTATTAAATCTTGATAATGCTAAAATTAATTATGATAGGTAAAATATTATATTCTAAAAACAGAGAAAAAATTTATTAAAATAGAATGATATAAGTATTTTACAATAGTAACATTTACGGTTAATATAGTAATATATAATAAATTTGGCAATGGAGGAAATGATATGTACGATAAAATAATGGAATCTGTAAGTTACATTAATGAAAAAGTAAAAAGAAATCCTAAAATAGCAGTAATACTTGGATCTGGATTAGGAGATTTAGTTAATGTTGTAGAAGATGTAGAAAGTATATCTTATGAAGAAATACCTAACTTTCCAGTGTCTACAGTTAAAGGACATGAAGGAAAATTAGTTTTTGGAAAAATTAATGGTATTGAAGTGCTATTAATGCAAGGAAGATTTCACTATTATGAAGGTTATAATATGAAAGAAGTTACATACCCAATATATGTAATGAAAAAATTAGGAATAGAAAAAATAATAGTAACAAATGCTTGTGGTGGAATAAATACAAACTTTGAACCAGGAACATTAATGATTATAAATGATTTTATAAACTTATTCGGAACGAATCCATTAATTGGAGTTAATGATGAAAGATTAGGAACTAGATTCCCAGATATGTCAGAACCATATAAAATAGAGCTTATAAACAAAGCTAAAAAAGTAGCTGACAAATTAGAAATAAAATATGCTGAAGGTGTTTATGCTGGATTTATGGGACCATACTATGAAACAGCAGCTGAAGTTAGAATGATAGGTAGACATGGAGCAGATGCAGTTGGTATGTCAACAGTCCCAGAGACAATAGTTGCTAATTATTTAGGTATGGATGTATTAGGAATAGCTTGTATAACTAATATGGCAACGGGAATACAAAAAGTTAAACACTCTCATGAAAGAGTTGTTAAAACAGCTCAAAAAGCATCAGCTAATTTATGTAAATGGGTATCAAAAGTTATAGAAGCCATTTAATATAAAGTTAAAAAAGAAACTTCTAAATTTAGAATGCTGAAATTTTAATAGTCCCATTTTAACTTGTTTTAATTAAAATTGAAAGCAAGCTAAAATGGGACTATAGTCATTTTAGTATTCCTAAGATCAAGTACTCAATCTACTTTGTTTATATAAATATAAGATGTTTTTATAAAATACAGTATCATTTATTATTTCCTTTAGTTAATAAGTTATATATTATCTTTGCAGCATCTGCATTTGTTACATTATTATTAGGATTAAAATTCTTATTTTCATCACCTGTCATTATTCCTAATGAATAACAAATTGCTGCATAACCTTTTATATCATCTTCAATACAATCATTAAAAGGATTATTGAAAATATAAGAATTTTTAGCAATTTTATCATATCCTAAATACTTGACTACTAATTTACTTATATCTTTATTAGTGAGTAGTGAATTAGGTAATTGTTCTTCTTCGTTAATAATCCCTTTTTCTATAAGCATATTATAAAACTCATCATCATCATCATAAGTATAAGTTTGAGAATAAAGATACCTTAAAAAATTAATTTGAGTTATGCTATCATCAGGATTAAATTTATCACCTTTCAGATAATAACCATTTTCTAATAGTTTTTCAATTATTTTTTCGCACCAATGTCCATTTATATCTGAATACTTAGGTAATTCATTTTTTTTATATTCTTCACCAGTAAATTTTAGTCTTATTCCATTAAAAGGATTAATAAGATAATTTTTTTCTAAATCCATAAAATTATATATTAGAGTAATATTATTATCACTAGAAAGAGCGTATTCTAATCCAAATTTGTCATTAATACCGTTAAAAATGGTATTTGGTGATAATACTTTATTTATATCTGGAAATTTAACATTATCATACCACTGGGTATTATATTCAGAAATTTTACCATTAAATTTGTTTATAGAAACTGTAATATAATTGTTTATAAAGCTAATCCCATTTACTCTACGTATAAACTTAAATTTAAAGAAATCATTGTTATCAGTATTAATATTTTCTAATTTAGTTTCTTTAAATTTATTAGGAGATACTTTATTTAAAAATTTGTTAACTATATTTTGTGCATCTTCTTGAGAAATCGTATTACTGTTATCTTTTTTAGTTGAATAATTATAAAAAGATAATAGTTTATTTGATTTAGCATCTATTTCAGCAGAAGCATTTTCAAAATTAATGGTCCAAATATAAGCATTGGATACTAAATTTTTCTTTATATGAACAGTAGAAATCTTATCATCAAATGCAGCTAAATCAGAGTATTTTTTTACTGTTTTAATAGCTAAATCTTTTGATATAAGTCCAGAAACATTATTTATTGCATCATCTTCTTCTTTGGTTAATTTTTTTGAAAAATCTAAATTTTCATCAGCATATCTGCTATAGTCATTAATTAAATGATTATCTTTTTTATTTATGGAAACTTTTTCACCAGAATGAGCTTCTATAGCTATATTAGGATTACTATTTAAACAGTATGCTGGAAATATGTTTAATTTATTGTTTTTATAATCATAATACGAGTAGTAATTTAATTTTAAACCAATATTATTAAGGTATAATTTACTAGCTTCTGTTTTAGATATAATATTATCTTTATTTGGATAAGAAGTTGACTGTGAATTATAGTTATTTGTATTAAAGGTAATAACTTCTCCAGTATACTTGTCCACAGAAATAGAAACATAGGAGAATTCCAATGGAATATCATCAAAATAATATTTATATTTAAATTTATAGACATTATTAGATGGACTATTATAAGTATCGATTTCTTTTAAGTAATTATAATCATTTATAAGAGCTTTCTCTATAAACTCTTTAGAAGCTTGTCTAGCAGAATCCTTACTGATAGAAGCAAGGGTTTTTGATATATTTTTATTACTAAATTTATAAAAATTGTATAAATTACCTTTATCATCTATTGATACAGATATATTTCCATATTTACCTTGTACTTCAGACCAATTAAGTTCAAATATGTTTACTTCCCCTAAAGATGTATTTTGTGTTTTATTTGAATGAGAAAAATCCGTGTAAGTATCAGGTATATTTATTATTTCTTTGGCTCTTGTAATAGCATGTTCCAGTGATTTGCTGTAATTTTCATCTGCAAATACTGGAGATTGAATGTTAAAAATAAGGCAAAAGAATAATAAAATAGTAAAAAAATAATTCCTTTTCATTAATATCTCCCTCCAACTAATTTATAAATATAAGAAATAAAAGAAAATATATACAATTATATAGTATCATTAAATATATTTTCCATCTACCATTTAATTAGTATATTAAGTTTAATTTAAGAAAAGAATTATTAAATTAAAAGGGATATATTTTTAGTATATTAACACATAAATTATTTTTATAGACATTCATATATTAAATATACTTCATAATATACCCTTAAATTATAGTTTTATTTTATTCTTTAGGAAAATATATTACTAAAGAATCTGTAGATAGTTTACAAAACACTGTATTTTAAAACTTTCTTTCTAATAGTTCTATTTTTTCGGAATTTTTAAAATCATCTATTGAATTTATATTTATTTTTGATAATACTTCGTCTAACGTTGTGCTATGAACTGGAACTTGTATAGCAGAATCATAAGCAAGTTTATCAACAGCAACTTTAGATTTGGTTGGAGGTACAATAGCTTTAGGTCCTCCGACACATCCACCAGGGCATCCCATACCTTCTAGAAAATTAGCATTTACCTCTTTTTTTAGAGCCTTATCTAATATGGCTTTACAATCTTTAATTCCATCAACTTTAACGCTCTTAAAGTATTTGAATTTTTCAGGATAAAGTTCTTTTATTGTTTCAGCAATAGCAACGGAAACTCCACCAGTTCTAGCATATAAACGTCCTGCTTTTGATGCATATTCTTTAGAAGGAATACCTTTTAATTTCAATGGATTTATATCTAAAGCTCTAAATATTTCATCTAATTCTTGGAAGGTTAATACAAAATCAATATCACCAACCAAATCTTTTTCTTTAGCTTCAGCCTTTTTAGCAATACACGGTCCTATAAATACTACTTTTGTATCATTATTTAATTTTTTTAGTATTCTTCCAGTTGCTATCATGGGAGAAACAGAAGGAGATAAATCAGGAACTAATTCTTTATAGACTTTTCTTAACATTCCAACCCACATTGGACAACAACATGATGTTATCATTAAATCATCAGATTTATTAACATGTTTATCAAATTCTACAGCTTCTTTTATAGTTAATATATCAGCAGCAAAAGCAACTTCAACCATATCTGTAAAACCTACTTTAATAAAGGCTTCTCTTAATTGATCCATAGTTACATTTTCACCAAATTGTCCGGTTATTGCAGGAGCAACAGCAGCAATTACAGTTTTATTTTCTTTTATAAGATTCATAATAGGTAAAAATTCAACTTTATCTAGAATTCTACCGTTTTTACATGAATCAATACAAATTCCACAGTTTATACATACATCTTTGTTTATAGCAGTAGATTTCTTTTCAGCATCATAATAT
This region includes:
- a CDS encoding purine-nucleoside phosphorylase, with the protein product MYDKIMESVSYINEKVKRNPKIAVILGSGLGDLVNVVEDVESISYEEIPNFPVSTVKGHEGKLVFGKINGIEVLLMQGRFHYYEGYNMKEVTYPIYVMKKLGIEKIIVTNACGGINTNFEPGTLMIINDFINLFGTNPLIGVNDERLGTRFPDMSEPYKIELINKAKKVADKLEIKYAEGVYAGFMGPYYETAAEVRMIGRHGADAVGMSTVPETIVANYLGMDVLGIACITNMATGIQKVKHSHERVVKTAQKASANLCKWVSKVIEAI
- a CDS encoding [Fe-Fe] hydrogenase large subunit C-terminal domain-containing protein, which encodes MNNKYLDLFDTLVKSYYNDTFDETLNRIMVCHEVSPQETFEIITSLCGVKLKFDNNYVYNIKKAITEYTVNKRIVEKLECCGANCTPNKEKKYTCELACPFNAIYYDAEKKSTAINKDVCINCGICIDSCKNGRILDKVEFLPIMNLIKENKTVIAAVAPAITGQFGENVTMDQLREAFIKVGFTDMVEVAFAADILTIKEAVEFDKHVNKSDDLMITSCCCPMWVGMLRKVYKELVPDLSPSVSPMIATGRILKKLNNDTKVVFIGPCIAKKAEAKEKDLVGDIDFVLTFQELDEIFRALDINPLKLKGIPSKEYASKAGRLYARTGGVSVAIAETIKELYPEKFKYFKSVKVDGIKDCKAILDKALKKEVNANFLEGMGCPGGCVGGPKAIVPPTKSKVAVDKLAYDSAIQVPVHSTTLDEVLSKININSIDDFKNSEKIELLERKF
- a CDS encoding YcdB/YcdC domain-containing protein, whose amino-acid sequence is MKRNYFFTILLFFCLIFNIQSPVFADENYSKSLEHAITRAKEIINIPDTYTDFSHSNKTQNTSLGEVNIFELNWSEVQGKYGNISVSIDDKGNLYNFYKFSNKNISKTLASISKDSARQASKEFIEKALINDYNYLKEIDTYNSPSNNVYKFKYKYYFDDIPLEFSYVSISVDKYTGEVITFNTNNYNSQSTSYPNKDNIISKTEASKLYLNNIGLKLNYYSYYDYKNNKLNIFPAYCLNSNPNIAIEAHSGEKVSINKKDNHLINDYSRYADENLDFSKKLTKEEDDAINNVSGLISKDLAIKTVKKYSDLAAFDDKISTVHIKKNLVSNAYIWTINFENASAEIDAKSNKLLSFYNYSTKKDNSNTISQEDAQNIVNKFLNKVSPNKFKETKLENINTDNNDFFKFKFIRRVNGISFINNYITVSINKFNGKISEYNTQWYDNVKFPDINKVLSPNTIFNGINDKFGLEYALSSDNNITLIYNFMDLEKNYLINPFNGIRLKFTGEEYKKNELPKYSDINGHWCEKIIEKLLENGYYLKGDKFNPDDSITQINFLRYLYSQTYTYDDDDEFYNMLIEKGIINEEEQLPNSLLTNKDISKLVVKYLGYDKIAKNSYIFNNPFNDCIEDDIKGYAAICYSLGIMTGDENKNFNPNNNVTNADAAKIIYNLLTKGNNK